The following proteins come from a genomic window of Leptospirales bacterium:
- a CDS encoding site-specific DNA-methyltransferase — protein MARSQQLRLVKPGHFDSRPFFKKAVKPYFSTNLGALFEGDCMSMLPLIKEGSVDTVFADPPFNIGKVYRSRTNDNRPEPQYLDWCKEWIRECVRTLKPGGAFFLYNLPKWNILFGAFLYELGMDFRHWIALEISVLLPIQGRLYPSHYSLLYFTKGKPRVFRKIRTPIELCRHCGGEIKDYGGHRKAMNPKGVNLKDVWTDVPPVRHAKFKSKNRTANALSTKITDRAIELSTMPGDLVLDPFGGSGTTYVSCEYKHRHWIGMEIDYADDIAERLKSDDVKPHKNGDFVEG, from the coding sequence ATGGCACGCTCGCAGCAACTTAGATTGGTGAAGCCTGGGCACTTTGATTCGCGGCCATTTTTCAAAAAGGCTGTGAAACCCTATTTTTCAACGAATTTGGGCGCTTTGTTTGAGGGTGATTGCATGAGTATGCTGCCGCTGATAAAGGAAGGGTCGGTCGACACCGTTTTTGCGGATCCGCCATTCAACATTGGAAAAGTTTATCGTAGTAGAACCAATGATAATAGACCTGAACCTCAATATTTGGATTGGTGCAAAGAGTGGATTCGAGAGTGCGTACGCACGTTGAAACCGGGCGGCGCCTTTTTTCTTTACAATCTTCCGAAGTGGAACATTTTGTTCGGCGCCTTTCTCTATGAATTGGGAATGGACTTTAGGCATTGGATAGCGTTGGAAATTAGTGTCTTGTTGCCAATCCAGGGGCGGCTGTACCCAAGCCACTACAGCCTTCTGTATTTCACAAAGGGAAAACCACGAGTCTTCCGGAAGATCCGCACACCGATTGAGTTGTGCCGTCATTGTGGTGGCGAGATCAAGGATTACGGAGGACACCGAAAGGCAATGAATCCGAAGGGCGTAAACCTTAAGGATGTTTGGACCGATGTTCCACCTGTGCGACACGCGAAGTTCAAATCAAAGAATAGAACTGCAAACGCACTGTCCACTAAGATCACAGATCGCGCTATTGAGCTGTCCACTATGCCCGGAGACTTGGTCCTTGATCCTTTCGGTGGCAGCGGAACGACTTATGTATCTTGCGAGTACAAACATCGGCACTGGATCGGCATGGAGATCGACTATGCGGATGATATTGCGGAACGTCTGAAATCGGACGACGTGAAACCGCACAAGAACGGAGACTTCGTAGAAGGATGA